The following coding sequences lie in one Allochromatium vinosum DSM 180 genomic window:
- the mutL gene encoding DNA mismatch repair endonuclease MutL, translating to MSNPIRVLSDHLVNQIAAGEVVERPASVIKELIENSLDAGCARLEIDVEQGGIKRLRVRDDGRGIARDQLALALARHATSKLFELADLEAVGTLGFRGEALPSIASVSRLTLTSRVRPDSDDAASDRAGDSAWEVAVAIDGRLEGPRPAAHPSGTSVEVRDLFFNTPARRKFLRTEKTEFDHVDQVVRRLALARPDVALELRHNGRVVHQLPAADGRPESVLARLDRLLGAGFAEQSLEIDVSAVDLRLHGWVRRPAFSRSQPDQQFFYVNGRLIRDRLITHAIRQAFSDFLHQARHPGYVLFLELPPRLVDVNVHPAKHEVRFRESRQVHDFIQRALQRRLAQGVLGGAESDAPMPETSGMAAGAFGGAPDRLAGSPGGGGDSAIQYRSPPPRASGVGTRHPTSALGVGDGRRVYQASLALQRPAVDAARAARAGGDTEPSVAAATDLPPLGFALAQLNGVYLLAESAEGLILVDIHAAHERIGYERLKRAWSAGRVTSQPLLVPHSLQVDPREADRLEEQRETLARLGLVLDRLGIDRVVVREVPALLRQADMDALVRDLLADLAAQGESTRLEEAIDSVLATLACHGSVRANRRLTLDEMNALLRDMERTERIDQCNHGRPTWVRLSHADLDRLFLRGR from the coding sequence ATGTCCAATCCGATTCGCGTCCTCTCCGATCATCTCGTCAATCAGATCGCTGCCGGCGAGGTCGTCGAGCGTCCGGCCTCTGTGATCAAAGAGCTGATCGAGAACAGTCTCGACGCCGGCTGCGCGCGGCTGGAGATCGATGTGGAGCAGGGCGGCATCAAGCGTCTGCGCGTGCGCGACGACGGTCGCGGTATTGCGCGCGATCAGCTTGCACTGGCTCTGGCGCGGCATGCGACCAGCAAACTCTTCGAGCTGGCCGACCTGGAGGCGGTCGGTACGCTCGGCTTTCGCGGCGAGGCGCTGCCGAGCATCGCCTCGGTGAGCCGGTTGACCCTGACTTCGCGGGTGCGTCCGGATTCGGACGACGCCGCATCCGATCGGGCGGGCGACTCGGCCTGGGAGGTCGCGGTCGCCATCGATGGACGTCTGGAGGGGCCGCGACCGGCTGCGCATCCGTCGGGGACCAGCGTCGAGGTCCGGGATCTGTTCTTCAACACGCCGGCGCGGCGCAAGTTCCTGCGCACCGAGAAGACCGAATTCGATCATGTCGATCAGGTGGTGCGTCGTCTGGCCCTGGCACGCCCGGATGTGGCGCTCGAACTGCGTCACAACGGACGGGTCGTCCATCAGTTGCCGGCGGCCGATGGGCGGCCCGAGTCCGTGCTCGCACGCCTGGATCGGCTGCTCGGGGCGGGATTCGCCGAGCAGTCGCTGGAGATCGACGTCTCGGCCGTGGACTTGCGCCTGCATGGCTGGGTGCGGCGTCCGGCCTTCTCGCGCAGTCAGCCGGATCAGCAGTTCTTCTATGTCAATGGGCGCCTGATCCGCGATCGGCTGATCACCCATGCCATTCGTCAGGCGTTCAGCGATTTTTTGCATCAGGCGCGTCATCCGGGCTATGTGCTCTTTCTGGAACTGCCGCCGCGTCTGGTCGACGTCAACGTCCATCCGGCCAAGCACGAGGTGCGGTTTCGCGAGTCGCGTCAGGTGCATGATTTCATCCAGCGCGCGCTGCAACGGCGTCTGGCGCAAGGCGTGTTGGGCGGTGCCGAGTCGGATGCGCCGATGCCGGAGACTTCCGGCATGGCGGCGGGGGCGTTCGGTGGCGCTCCAGACAGGTTGGCCGGATCACCCGGAGGGGGTGGCGACAGCGCCATCCAGTATCGATCTCCGCCGCCGCGAGCGTCCGGTGTCGGGACACGTCACCCGACTTCCGCGCTCGGCGTCGGCGATGGACGGCGGGTCTATCAGGCGTCATTGGCACTTCAGCGCCCAGCGGTGGACGCGGCACGCGCCGCCCGGGCAGGCGGCGATACCGAGCCATCCGTAGCCGCCGCGACCGATCTCCCGCCCCTCGGCTTCGCTCTGGCTCAGCTCAACGGCGTCTATCTGCTCGCCGAATCGGCCGAGGGGCTGATTCTGGTCGACATCCACGCCGCCCACGAGCGCATCGGCTACGAACGGCTCAAGCGCGCCTGGAGCGCGGGCCGGGTGACGAGCCAGCCGCTGCTGGTGCCGCACAGTCTCCAGGTCGACCCGCGCGAGGCCGATCGTCTGGAGGAACAGCGCGAGACACTGGCCCGTCTCGGTCTGGTGCTGGATCGTCTCGGCATCGACCGGGTGGTGGTGCGCGAAGTGCCGGCGCTACTGCGGCAGGCCGACATGGACGCCCTGGTCCGCGATCTGCTCGCCGATCTCGCGGCGCAAGGGGAGAGCACCCGCCTTGAAGAGGCCATCGACAGCGTCCTGGCGACCCTGGCCTGTCATGGCTCGGTGCGCGCCAACCGCCGCCTGACGCTCGACGAGATGAACGCCCTGCTGCGCGACATGGAGCGCACCGAACGCATCGACCAGTGCAATCACGGCCGTCCGACCTGGGTTCGGCTCTCGCATGCCGATCTCGACCGACTCTTTCTGCGTGGACGCTAG